The Myxococcus guangdongensis genome contains a region encoding:
- a CDS encoding sigma 54-interacting transcriptional regulator, which produces MADELSGRVEGVKDARDLVELATTEDSVEELLRRGLDWLTRVVRFDLATLFLLRDGKLVSVAARGPLANAKVRHHALPLSEFPSLRQALETRRARAFTEEDHSHGDGDPFDGVLDLPPGHACMVVPLCAGERSYGVLTLDRAECETYPQPVVDLVEVYGQMLATALQAAEQRATFERLHRQDHEHAKLLEAQLGGESEGILETSLSTVMRDLARRARQVAETDTPVLITGETGTGKERLARAIHRWSSRADEPFVTLNCAAIPAGLLESELFGHLKGSFTGATKDRAGRFQMAHGGTLLLDEVGELPVELQAKLLRAIQEKAFEPVGSDKTVRADVRILAATHVDLQRAIAEKRFREDLYYRLSVFPLRLPPLRERREDLPQLCAFLLEEQARRTGRRGMRVSPAGLARLASYEWPGNLRELANALERATILATGTELGPSSFDITSHAGATSTAPQLEASAVPGVVDATMKPGSVLTLAAVQREHILRVLALTRGRVYGPGGAAALLGLKPSTLQSRMKKLGIARQEQFVVDEV; this is translated from the coding sequence ATGGCGGATGAATTGTCGGGCCGAGTCGAGGGCGTGAAGGACGCGCGGGACCTGGTGGAGCTGGCGACCACCGAGGACTCGGTGGAGGAGCTGCTGCGGCGCGGGCTCGACTGGCTGACGCGCGTGGTGCGCTTCGACCTGGCGACCCTGTTCCTCCTGAGGGACGGCAAGCTCGTCTCCGTGGCCGCTCGTGGCCCGCTCGCCAACGCCAAGGTGCGCCACCACGCCCTGCCGCTCTCGGAGTTCCCCTCCCTGCGCCAGGCCCTGGAGACCCGCCGCGCCCGCGCCTTCACCGAGGAGGACCACTCCCACGGCGACGGAGACCCGTTCGACGGCGTCCTCGACCTCCCCCCGGGCCACGCCTGCATGGTCGTCCCCCTGTGCGCGGGCGAGCGCTCCTACGGCGTCCTCACCCTCGACCGCGCCGAGTGCGAGACCTACCCCCAGCCCGTCGTCGACCTGGTCGAGGTCTACGGACAGATGCTCGCCACCGCCCTCCAGGCCGCCGAGCAGCGCGCCACCTTCGAGCGCCTCCACCGCCAGGACCACGAGCACGCCAAGCTGCTCGAAGCCCAGCTCGGCGGCGAGTCCGAGGGCATCCTGGAGACGTCCCTCAGCACCGTCATGCGCGACCTCGCCCGGCGCGCGCGTCAGGTGGCGGAGACGGACACCCCGGTCCTCATCACCGGCGAGACGGGCACCGGCAAGGAGCGCCTCGCCCGCGCCATCCATCGCTGGAGCTCCCGCGCGGACGAGCCCTTCGTCACCCTCAACTGCGCCGCCATCCCCGCGGGCCTGCTCGAGAGCGAGCTCTTCGGCCACCTCAAGGGTTCCTTCACCGGTGCGACCAAGGACCGCGCGGGCCGCTTCCAGATGGCCCACGGCGGCACGCTCCTGCTCGACGAGGTGGGCGAGCTGCCCGTCGAGCTCCAGGCGAAGCTGCTCCGCGCCATCCAGGAGAAGGCCTTCGAGCCCGTGGGCAGCGACAAGACCGTGCGCGCGGACGTGCGCATCCTCGCCGCCACCCACGTGGACCTGCAGCGCGCCATCGCCGAGAAGCGCTTCCGCGAGGACCTCTACTACCGCCTGAGCGTCTTCCCCCTGCGCCTGCCGCCCCTGCGCGAGCGGCGCGAGGACCTGCCGCAGCTGTGCGCGTTCCTCCTCGAGGAGCAGGCCCGGCGCACCGGGCGGCGCGGCATGCGCGTGTCCCCCGCGGGGCTCGCGCGGCTCGCGTCCTACGAGTGGCCCGGCAACCTGCGCGAGCTGGCCAACGCCCTGGAGCGCGCCACCATCCTCGCGACCGGCACGGAGCTGGGGCCGTCCTCCTTCGACATCACCTCACACGCGGGCGCCACCAGCACCGCGCCACAGCTCGAGGCCTCCGCGGTCCCCGGCGTGGTGGACGCGACGATGAAGCCCGGCTCCGTGCTGACGCTGGCGGCGGTGCAGCGCGAGCACATCCTGCGCGTGCTCGCGCTCACCCGGGGCCGCGTCTATGGCCCCGGTGGCGCCGCGGCGCTGCTCGGCCTCAAGCCCTCCACGCTCCAGAGCCGGATGAAGAAGCTCGGCATCGCCCGGCAGGAGCAGTTCGTGGTGGACGAGGTCTGA
- a CDS encoding serine hydrolase: MRAFGMKPLLAALSALVVSLAGCGVPEQEAPAAPESTSASTPQALVGPYDPWVARHNLTAAQYQTEFNTWTGQGYRLSYVSGYEDAGSARYAAIWEDTSGPAWRASHGLTSAQYQTTVVNQNAQGYRPVMVNGYSVGGVAYFAVIFHADSGAPWVARHDLTAAQYQTEFNTWTGQGYRLSHVSGYTSGGAERYAAIWEQSSGPAWRAYHGMTAAQYQSTFDTNASQGYQLAKVSSYNVGGTDRYAAIFHASSGIPMAARHGLSSAAYQQAATDLKNQGYRPILVAAHNNGSAPEFSLLWQNLTFSAADLQHIDDTVQQAMNTTNTVGLSLAITRRGRLVFAKGYGLADRGNNTPVNSSHRFRVASVSKPMTSIGIMRLIESGQIQLTDRVFGRGALLGELYGAQGTYADSRVLNITVQHLLEHTAGAWDNDGADGTGDPMFMNTAMTHAQLIQWVLQNVPLEFAPGTRHQYSNFGYSVLGRIIERVTGMTYDAYMQSRVFAPSGATSFAVGGDTLAARLSNEVAYYQLGTGAANPYGMPVRRMDAHGGWVVTPIDLVRVSVHADGFSTVPDLLSAASLTTMTTRTTVPNTGGNAVNYAKGWEVNSVPNWWHGGYLPGTRALLVRTDDRFGPSRTEEFTWSAMTNSNNSNNSGTSDINLDNLMWSVVNGVSAWPAHDLF; this comes from the coding sequence ATGAGAGCCTTTGGAATGAAGCCGCTGCTGGCAGCCTTGTCAGCGCTGGTCGTGTCCCTCGCGGGCTGCGGGGTGCCCGAGCAGGAGGCCCCCGCCGCTCCGGAGTCCACGTCGGCGTCCACGCCCCAGGCCCTGGTCGGTCCCTATGACCCGTGGGTCGCCCGCCACAACCTCACCGCCGCCCAATACCAGACGGAGTTCAACACGTGGACGGGGCAAGGCTATCGCCTCTCCTATGTCAGCGGTTACGAGGACGCCGGCAGTGCCCGCTATGCCGCCATCTGGGAGGACACGAGCGGGCCCGCCTGGCGGGCCTCCCACGGGCTGACCTCGGCGCAATACCAGACGACCGTCGTCAATCAGAACGCGCAGGGCTACCGCCCGGTGATGGTCAACGGGTACAGCGTCGGAGGCGTCGCCTACTTCGCGGTCATCTTCCACGCGGACAGTGGCGCCCCGTGGGTGGCCCGCCATGACCTGACCGCGGCCCAGTACCAGACGGAGTTCAACACCTGGACGGGCCAGGGCTACCGGCTCTCGCACGTGAGCGGTTACACGTCCGGTGGCGCGGAGCGCTACGCGGCCATCTGGGAGCAGTCGAGCGGCCCGGCCTGGCGCGCCTACCACGGGATGACCGCGGCCCAGTACCAGTCCACGTTCGACACCAACGCGTCCCAGGGCTACCAGCTCGCGAAGGTCAGCAGCTACAACGTGGGCGGCACGGACCGGTACGCGGCCATCTTCCATGCGTCCTCGGGGATTCCGATGGCCGCGCGCCATGGGCTCTCCTCCGCCGCGTATCAACAGGCCGCGACGGACCTCAAGAACCAGGGGTACCGCCCCATCCTGGTGGCGGCGCACAACAACGGGAGCGCGCCCGAGTTCTCGCTGCTCTGGCAGAACCTGACCTTCAGCGCCGCGGACCTGCAGCACATCGACGACACCGTGCAGCAGGCGATGAACACCACGAACACCGTCGGCCTGTCGCTGGCCATCACCCGTCGTGGGCGCCTCGTGTTCGCCAAGGGGTATGGCCTGGCCGACCGCGGCAACAACACCCCGGTCAACAGCTCCCACCGCTTCCGCGTCGCCAGCGTCTCCAAGCCGATGACGTCCATCGGCATCATGCGGCTCATCGAGAGCGGGCAGATTCAACTGACGGACCGCGTCTTCGGCCGGGGCGCCCTGCTCGGGGAGCTCTACGGCGCGCAGGGCACCTACGCCGACAGCCGCGTGCTGAACATCACGGTCCAGCACCTGCTGGAGCACACTGCTGGAGCCTGGGACAACGACGGCGCCGACGGCACGGGCGACCCCATGTTCATGAACACGGCCATGACACACGCGCAGCTCATCCAGTGGGTCCTGCAGAACGTGCCGCTCGAGTTCGCGCCGGGGACGCGGCACCAGTATTCGAACTTCGGCTACAGCGTCCTGGGTCGCATCATCGAGCGCGTCACGGGGATGACGTATGACGCCTATATGCAGAGCCGCGTGTTCGCGCCCAGCGGCGCCACCAGCTTCGCGGTGGGCGGCGATACCCTGGCCGCGCGTCTGTCCAACGAGGTCGCCTACTACCAGCTCGGCACGGGGGCGGCCAACCCGTACGGCATGCCGGTGCGTCGCATGGACGCGCACGGCGGCTGGGTCGTCACGCCCATCGACCTGGTGCGCGTCTCCGTGCACGCGGATGGGTTCTCCACCGTCCCGGACCTGCTGAGCGCGGCCTCCCTCACCACGATGACCACGCGCACGACAGTGCCGAACACCGGGGGAAACGCCGTCAACTACGCCAAGGGCTGGGAGGTGAACAGCGTCCCCAACTGGTGGCACGGCGGCTACCTCCCGGGCACCCGGGCCCTGCTGGTGCGGACCGATGACCGCTTCGGCCCCAGCCGCACCGAGGAGTTCACCTGGTCCGCCATGACCAACTCCAACAACAGCAACAACTCGGGCACGTCCGACATCAACCTCGACAACCTCATGTGGAGCGTCGTGAACGGCGTCAGCGCCTGGCCCGCACACGACCTGTTCTGA
- a CDS encoding ABC transporter permease subunit (The N-terminal region of this protein, as described by TIGR01726, is a three transmembrane segment that identifies a subfamily of ABC transporter permease subunits, which specificities that include histidine, arginine, glutamine, glutamate, L-cystine (sic), the opines (in Agrobacterium) octopine and nopaline, etc.) has translation MPRHRLCSLWAPLHGRVLSCLAWGLLVLVGLGCGRPEAPADRSNWAGKTLRIGTDATYPPFESVKDGELVGFDIELGALIAEELGAKVAWTNTSFDGVFPALMAGKFDLVISAVTITPERQQRLGFSTPYYTAGQLVVVRQGDTSVTGIETLRGKTAGIQINTSASLVLEKYPDIQVRQYPSIDLALQDLRNGNLAGVVGDGPTLRYFLAHGFEGLRAAGGLLTEEHYGIALRPDDTALREAVDGALQRLRDNGQFAALEERYFGEAAQKAQAARAEVPWGKVAWRLAQGLGLTLGLTLLALVSGLPLGLAVALGRRVRFQPLSWLCAAYVEGLRGTPLLVQIIFIYYALPQLLGVDLAPMLAAVLALTLNSAAYVAEIFRAGIASVDPGQEEAARALGLSRAQVMRHVILPQAVRNVLPPLTNEGIALLKDSSLVSIIGMAELTRAGQELASQLAAPLAVWPLVALFYLMATLPLTRLASALEKRLHRQA, from the coding sequence ATGCCGCGCCACCGCCTCTGCTCCCTCTGGGCCCCCCTGCATGGGCGTGTCCTGTCCTGCCTCGCCTGGGGATTGCTGGTGCTCGTGGGGCTCGGCTGCGGCCGCCCGGAGGCTCCCGCCGACCGGAGCAACTGGGCGGGGAAGACGCTGCGCATCGGCACGGACGCGACCTACCCACCGTTCGAGTCCGTGAAGGACGGCGAGCTGGTGGGCTTCGACATCGAGCTGGGCGCGCTCATCGCAGAAGAGCTCGGCGCGAAGGTCGCGTGGACGAACACGTCCTTCGACGGCGTGTTCCCCGCGCTGATGGCCGGCAAGTTCGACCTGGTGATTTCGGCGGTGACCATCACGCCCGAGCGGCAGCAGCGGCTGGGCTTCTCCACTCCGTACTACACGGCGGGACAGCTGGTGGTGGTGCGCCAGGGCGACACGTCCGTCACCGGCATCGAGACGCTGCGCGGGAAGACGGCGGGCATCCAGATCAACACGAGCGCCTCGCTGGTGCTGGAGAAGTACCCGGACATCCAGGTGCGGCAGTACCCGAGCATCGACCTGGCGCTCCAGGACCTGCGCAACGGCAACCTCGCGGGCGTGGTGGGGGATGGGCCGACGCTGCGCTACTTCCTCGCCCACGGCTTCGAGGGCCTGCGCGCCGCGGGCGGGCTGCTCACCGAGGAGCACTACGGCATCGCGCTGCGACCGGATGACACCGCGCTGCGCGAGGCGGTGGACGGCGCGCTCCAGCGGCTGCGCGACAACGGGCAGTTCGCCGCGCTGGAGGAGCGCTACTTCGGCGAGGCGGCGCAGAAGGCCCAGGCCGCGCGAGCCGAGGTGCCCTGGGGCAAGGTGGCGTGGCGGCTGGCCCAGGGGCTGGGGCTGACGCTGGGGCTCACCCTGCTGGCGCTCGTGTCCGGGCTGCCGCTGGGGCTGGCGGTGGCGCTGGGGCGGCGCGTGCGCTTCCAGCCGCTGTCGTGGCTGTGCGCGGCCTACGTCGAGGGGCTTCGTGGAACGCCGCTGCTGGTGCAAATCATCTTCATCTACTACGCGCTGCCGCAGCTGCTCGGCGTGGACCTGGCGCCGATGCTGGCGGCGGTGCTGGCGCTGACGCTCAACAGCGCGGCGTATGTCGCGGAGATCTTCCGGGCGGGCATCGCCTCGGTGGACCCGGGGCAGGAGGAGGCGGCGCGGGCGCTGGGCCTGAGCCGCGCGCAGGTCATGCGCCACGTCATCCTGCCGCAGGCGGTGCGCAACGTGCTGCCGCCGCTGACGAACGAGGGCATCGCCCTGCTGAAGGACTCCTCGCTGGTGTCCATCATCGGCATGGCGGAGCTGACGCGGGCGGGGCAGGAGCTGGCGAGCCAACTGGCCGCGCCGCTCGCCGTCTGGCCGCTCGTGGCGTTGTTCTATCTCATGGCCACGCTGCCGCTGACGCGGCTGGCCTCGGCGCTCGAGAAGCGCCTCCACCGTCAGGCGT